The Acropora muricata isolate sample 2 unplaced genomic scaffold, ASM3666990v1 scaffold_269, whole genome shotgun sequence genome includes a window with the following:
- the LOC136901229 gene encoding uncharacterized protein F54H12.2-like, with amino-acid sequence MVLKITKRDGTPTGDGKKYTLINNALHSIVKQFTIKINETLVTEQSDTQAYNAYIKTILNFTEQAKKSYLTKALYYKDTAGHMDEVDNTAENNVGLNKRGVFTNNGTEVGLVGVPLCDIFNMDKLLLDGLEIKVKVDLNSDAFVLMGGETPNNCKLQIMSSTLRVRTVRVADSTKLEHLQVMQGQKGRAALPAVYTLTRTPTHAKIIPRGVLNHTETDLFNGLIPQCLIFGMVRNDAYNGNLARNPFNFQLFDVQGVRLTVNGEEMPYSALDLTGGKKIDGYNTLFSGSGEMNCGHGLDIDREDWEQGYGLFRFDLTPAGSGHPDHLIPHRSGNVNLYLKFGTETGTVLNLIVYAEFQNQLEIDRNRRVVYDLSQGS; translated from the coding sequence CTCTGATCAACAACGCCCTTCACTCTATCGTTAAACAGTTTACTATCAAGATTAACGAGACACTCGTGACAGAACAATCAGACACTCAAGCTTACAATGCCTACATCAAAACCATACTAAATTTTACAGAGCAGGCCAAAAAATCCTACTTAACAAAAGCGCTGTACTACAAAGACACAGCTGGACATATGGATGAAGTGGATAATACTGCCGAAAATAATGTCGGTCTGAACAAAAGGGGTGtattcacaaacaatggaaCTGAAGTGGGACTAGTTGGGGTACCCCTCTGCGACATCTTCAACATGGACAAGTTATTGTTAGATGGTCTAGAGATCAAGGTAAAAGTGGACCTGAACAGTGATGCTTTCGTTCTCATGGGAGGTGAGACACCAAACAATTGCAAGTTACAAATCATGTCAAGCACTCTCCGTGTACGTACCGTCCGTGTAGCAGACAGCACGAAGTTGGAACATTTGCAAGTAATGCAGGGTCAAAAAGGTCGCGCTGCCCTCCCAGCAGTTTACACTTTGACCAGAACCCCAACACATGCAAAGATCATTCCACGAGGGGTATTAAACCACACGGAGACAGATCTTTTCAATGGTCTTATTCCTCAATGCCTTATTTTCGGGATGGTGCGAAACGATGCGTACAACGGAAACCTGGCACGAAaccctttcaattttcaactgtttgacGTGCAAGGAGTTCGTCTAACTGTGAATGGAGAAGAAATGCCGTACTCGGCTCTAGACCTGACAGGCGGCAAAAAGATCGATGGATATAACACCTTATTTTCTGGCAGCGGAGAAATGAACTGCGGGCATGGTCTGGACATTGACAGAGAAGATTGGGAACAGGGATACGGTTTGTTCCGTTTCGACTTGACGCCAGCCGGAAGCGGTCATCCTGATCATCTGATACCCCATCGCTCGGGGAATGTCAATCTGTACCTTAAATTTGGTACTGAAACAGGCACAGTTCTCAATTTAATCGTGTACGCGGAATTCCAGAATCAGTTGGAGATTGATCGCAACAGACGCGTGGTCTACGATTTGTCACAAGGCTCTTAA